In the Telopea speciosissima isolate NSW1024214 ecotype Mountain lineage chromosome 2, Tspe_v1, whole genome shotgun sequence genome, one interval contains:
- the LOC122649458 gene encoding choline-phosphate cytidylyltransferase 2-like — protein sequence MENQNETSGDVAEANRPVRVYADGIYDLFHFGHARSLEQAKKVLPNTYLLVGCCNDEITHKYKGKTVMTESERYESLRHCRWVDEVIPDAPWVITKEFLDKHEIDYVAHDSLPYADASGAGKDVYEFVKSIGKFKETKRTEGISTSDIIMRILKDYNQYVMRNLARGYSRKELGVSYVKEKRLRVNMGLRKLQETVKQQQEKVGEKIQTVAKTAGMNHTMWVENADRWVAGFLEMFEEGCHKMGTAIRDRIQERLKGQQARGLMYLPHDGKDDEDEYEYEEYYDDDDTGEDEEEEYYDEDDEKEDKK from the exons ATGGAGAATCAAAACGAGACGAGTGGTGATGTTGCAGAGGCCAACAGGCCCGTGCGTGTTTACGCTGATGGAATTTACGATCTCTTCCACTTCGGTCATGCTCGCTCCCTTGAGCAGGCCAAGAAAGT GTTACCGAATACCTACTTACTTGTTGGGTGCTGCAATGATGAGATCACTCACAAGTACAAAGGCAAAACTGTCATGACCGAATCCGAGCGATATGAATCTCTTCGCCATTGCag ATGGGTGGATGAAGTTATTCCTGATGCCCCCTGGGTGATAACAAAAGAGTTCCTTGACAAGCATGAAATTGATTATGTGGCCCACGATTCTCTTCC TTATGCTGATGCAAGTGGAGCTGGAAAGGATGTCTACGAATTT GTTAAATCCATTGGCAAGTTTAAGGAAACCAAGCGGACCGAGGGGATCTCTACATCAGACATTATAATGAGGATCCTCAAAGATTATAACCAGTATGTGATGCGAAACTTGGCTCGTGGATATTCAAGGAAGGAACTGGGAGTTAGTTATGTGAAG GAGAAGCGGCTGAGAGTGAATATGGGTTTAAGGAAACTACAGGAGACAGTGAAGCAACAACAAGAAAAAGTTGGTGAAAAG ATACAAACTGTGGCAAAAACTGCTGGAATGAATCATACTATGTGGGTGGAGAATGCAGATCGCTGGGTTGCTGGTTTCCTCGAGATGTTCGAGGAAGGTTGCCACAAAATG GGAACTGCCATCAGAGACCGTATTCAAGAGCGATTGAAAGGACAGCAGGCAAGGGGGCTCATGTATCTGCCACATGACGGtaaagatgatgaggatgagtATGAGTATGAAGAGTACTATGACGATGATGATACtggagaagacgaagaagaagaatactaCGATGAAGACGatgaaaaagaagacaaaaagtag
- the LOC122652144 gene encoding PHD finger-like domain-containing protein 5A, whose amino-acid sequence MAKHHPDLIMCRKQPGIAIGRLCEKCDGKCVICDSYVRPCTLVRVCDECNYGSFQGRCVICGGVGISDAYYCKECTQQEKDRDGCPKIVNLGSAKTDLFYERKKYGFKKR is encoded by the coding sequence ATGGCCAAGCATCACCCAGATCTGATTATGTGTAGGAAGCAGCCAGGAATTGCCATCGGACGGCTTTGCGAGAAATGTGATGGTAAGTGTGTGATTTGTGACTCATATGTGCGTCCCTGTACACTTGTACGTGTCTGCGATGAATGCAACTATGGATCATTCCAAGGCAGATGTGTGATTTGTGGAGGAGTTGGGATATCTGATGCCTACTACTGCAAAGAGTGTACCCAGCAGGAGAAAGACAGGGATGGGTGTCCGAAGATTGTCAATTTGGGGAGTGCTAAAACAGATCTCTTTTATGAGCGAAAGAAATATGGCTTTAAGAAAAGATGA